The Pelmatolapia mariae isolate MD_Pm_ZW linkage group LG9, Pm_UMD_F_2, whole genome shotgun sequence genome has a segment encoding these proteins:
- the gtf3ab gene encoding general transcription factor IIIA, b, producing the protein MGERLQSQKTYVCSFFDCKATFRKPWRLDAHLCKHTGLKPFSCESCDKSFCTRYQLTKHELSHSGEKPHKCPADGCSEAFVRNASLKNHIARVHQQQEKRFQCDHQGCEKEFNKRNQLKAHQCEHQESLPFHCSLTGCTREFLTLKKLKRHEKMHEGYPCETEGCPFQGKTWSDYLKHRKEHKDKVLCGQCNKLFSNFWFLRLHELRVHSGEKRLFPCPKEGCEKKFTRRFNLESHVLGDHEGKKPFSCAVPGCNKSFAMKESLWRHGVVHDPAKKKLKKLHPKKNRPMAQRAGLAAAANQAEANELAAKLHSTTLENNRP; encoded by the exons ATGGGGGAGAGGTTGCAAAGTCAAAAAACTTATGTTTGCTCATTTTTTGATTGTAAAGCTACATTCCGTAAACCGTGGAGGCTTGATGCTCACCTTTGCAAACACACAGGATTG AAACCATTCTCCTGTGAGAGCTGTGACAAGAGCTTCTGCACCCGCTACCAACTCACCAAACATGAGCTCAGTCACAGTGGGGAAAAGCCACACAA GTGTCCGGCTGATGGTTGCTCCGAGGCCTTTGTCAGGAACGCCAGCCTGAAGAACCATATAGCCCGAGTTCATCAGCAACAGGAAAAGCGATTTCAA tgtGATCATCAGGGCTGTGAAAAGGAATTCAACAAGAGGAACCAGCTGAAAGCTCATCAGTGTGAGCACCAAGAGAGTCTGCCTTTTCA TTGTTCCTTGACTGGATGCACGAGAGAATTTCTCACTCTTAAAAAACTGAAGCGTCATGAGAAAATGCATGAAG GCTACCCTTGTGAGACTGAAGGGTGTCCTTTTCAGGGAAAAACTTGGTCAGATTAtctgaagcacagaaaagaacacaaag ACAAGGTGCTGTGTGGACAGTGCAACAAGCTGTTCAGCAACTTCTGGTTCTTGCGCCTGCATGAGCTTCGCGTTCACTCCGGGGAAAAGAGACTGTTTCCGTGCCCCAAAGAAGGTTGTGAGAAAAAGTTCACTCGCCGCTTCAACTTGGAGAGCCACGTGCTGGGAGACCATGAGGGGAAGAAGCCCTTCAGCTGTGCTGTTCCTGGCTGTAACAAGAGCTTTGCCATGAAG GAAAGCCTGTGGCGACATGGAGTGGTGCATGACCCAGCAAAGAAAAAGCTGAAG AAACTGCATCCTAAAAAGAATCGGCCCATGGCACAGCGGGCCGgactggcagctgcagccaATCAAGCGGAGGCCAACGAGCTTGCTGCAAAGCTACACAGCACAACTTTGGAGAATAACAGACCTTGA